One Cystobacter ferrugineus genomic window, GCGCTCAGCACGCTGCCCACCACGATGATGGCCACGTCGATGACCAGGAACAGGATGAAGCCGCTGGTGTCACCGGCGATGAGGTGACCCGTGCCGAAGCCGACGATGAGACCCAACACGAGCGCGAGCACGGGCTCGGTGCCGCCGCTCACCGCGCCACCGGTGTCCAGGGGCAACAGGGGGCCGTCCGCCAGCGCCAGGCGGTGGGTGTCCGTGATGCGCAGGGCCGGCGACTGGGAAGGCTTGAAGGTGGCCGCCAGCTCCACTCCCTCCAGCAGCCGGGCATGACGGCCCTCGGCGCTCTGGGCGAAGGAGATGGAGGGATCCGCGGCGGACTCCACGGGGGTGACGGCCAACAGGGAAGCAACCAACAGTGAGACGAACATGAAGAGCGACCTCGGTTGGACTACGGTGAGGACGCCTTCCTTACCTCAATGGCCGGAACTCAACGATGCATTGTCGTCCGCTCGTGCGCGCTGCTCTCCACAACCCTTCAGCGGTGGACAGATAGGTCCGCGGCCGTCGGGGTCCGGCACCAGCAGGAAACGGCCCAGACCACGGGCATCGGTCAACTCGGGATGGCCACAGAGCACGCAGCGGCGGGGTGGACGTTTGGAGGGAGGAAAGGGCACGAGGCCCAGTTTCCCCCCGCTTCCCCGGGCTCGCGACTTTTCCGCCGCCTAGCTGCTCTTGGCCGCCACGGGCGCGCTGGACGCGCTGCTGGAGCCCGAGGACGACGCGCCGCCCGATGACGTGCTCGCGGAGGAAGAGGAGGAGCTGTCGCTCGAGGACGGGCTGCTCGAAGAGGACGAGCTGCTGCTCGACGAGGACGAGCCACCGTCCTTCTTGGTGGAGCCGTAGAGGTCGGCGTACCAGCCGCCGCCCTTGAGGACGAAGCTGGTGCGGCTGACGACGCGGCTGAGCGAGCTCTGGGCGCCACAGGCCGAGCACTTCTCGGGCGCCGGATCGCTGACCTTCTGCAGCACGTCGATCGTCTTTCCACAGGAACCGCAGGCGTATTCGTAGATGGGCATTGACGGGCCTCTTTCTAGGTCGTGGAGGGTGGGGTGGAATCCGGCGTCCGCTTGCGCAGGGCCTCGGCCATGCCCAGGCGCTCGAGCGCGCGGAGCACCAGCTCGGACGGGGCCCCATGCTTGCGTCCCACCGCTTCCGCGAGCGCGGTGAGCGACGGGGCCTCCGGGAGATCGTCACGCACCAGGAGCTCCAGCTCCCGGCGCAGCATGTCCGTGAAGCGCTTCTTGATGCCCAGGTCGACCAGGTACTTCTCGCGCCCGAGCAGATCCAGCTTCTGGGTGAGGTTGCGCGCGGTGAGCGCCTCGCGGCGGAAGCGCTCGCGCAGCTCCTCGACCTCCTTGGCGATGCCGCCACGGTTCTCCACGAGCTTGAGCTCGGAGGGGCTCAGCCCCAGCGCCCAGCCCACCCGGCCCGAGGCGCCCCGGTGCTCGGTGAAGGCGGACAGCAGGGACGTGTGCTCGCGGCGCTTGAGGGCCTCCAACAGCCCGTGCGCCTTGAGCGCGCCCTCCACCTCGTCCAGTGTCAGATCGCCGCGCGCGCCGTTGTACTGCTGGGACAGGTGGCGCAGCAGGGCGAAGCGGTGCTCGCTCGCCTCCACCAGCGCCTCCAGCGCATCCCTGCCGGAGGGACGCAGCAGCTCCTGGTAGCTCGTCCTGGGAGCCTCCAGGCGGGTGAAGCGGCCCCGGGGCTTGGGCAGATCCCTCTTGAGGAAGCTGGGCGCCTCCTGCCCGT contains:
- a CDS encoding FmdB family zinc ribbon protein, producing the protein MPIYEYACGSCGKTIDVLQKVSDPAPEKCSACGAQSSLSRVVSRTSFVLKGGGWYADLYGSTKKDGGSSSSSSSSSSSSSPSSSDSSSSSSASTSSGGASSSGSSSASSAPVAAKSS